A portion of the Epinephelus moara isolate mb chromosome 4, YSFRI_EMoa_1.0, whole genome shotgun sequence genome contains these proteins:
- the rgs14b gene encoding regulator of G-protein signaling 14 isoform X2 → MAKNCNALGIPVGHLSQAVSDGELNMSARGCGGSSSSLPGTPGGDVTPANSVLSWAVSFEKLLEDPCGVRHFTTFLMSEVSAENILFWQACEKFRMIPASSLNELKVSARSIYNTYLSDSAPYSVNIDDTAKTEEKDLEQPTPDMFNKAQAQIFKLMKMDSYRRFVRSPLYQSCTLASVEGKPLSQLSKGPARMGSWEDMATRSPFNDKKNKLDSNSLPGGKSASEKQRQKRGSWGDASDIHGSVSRKDSHMSVKSSSSVELGSLHRQVENGRSTPEQGGGGGGGSRIGVEGGYCCVYLPDGTASLAPTRNGQPIKDMLASLCEKRGFPLKDVVIYLHGKDKPLSLDQDCSVLRDQQVSLELRVMFALEIAFTGKTVGIMVKSSKTLQDTLSAVLQKHHLKPQEAMVTMVGSDEPVNMTGPVFRLANKTLRLDKTKGKDQTNISKGSGSAAATQAGAASAGGVEARSVLQTDKAKTQHKPMFLDMLTRAQGCRVDDQRGLLTKEQLELPLFLQLPSDRGQDTEPGEPGTTSSSSADSREDNVKEEETSSSGGATAETSNSAEPEAKNLRETAV, encoded by the exons ATGGCGAAGAACTGCAACGCTCTAGGGATTCCTGTTGGCCACTTG AGCCAGGCAGTGTCAGACGGAG AGTTGAACATGTCTGCTCGTGGCTGTGgaggcagcagctccagtctTCCAGGGACTCCCGGCGGAGACGTCACCCCAGCCAACAGTGTGCTGAGCTGGGCTGTCTCATTTGAGAAGCTGCTGGAGGACCCCTGCGGCGTCCGCCACTTTACG ACCTTCTTGATGTCCGAGGTGAGCGCggagaacattttattttggcagGCTTGTGAAAAATTCAGGATGATCCCAGCCAGCTCCTTGAATGAG CTGAAAGTGTCAGCTCGCTCCATCTACAACACCTACCTGTCTGACAGCGCTCCCTACTCAGTCAACATCGATGACACAGCCAAGACAGAGGAGAAGGACCTGGAACAGCCCACACCTGACATGTTTAACAAGGCTCAAGCACAG ATATTTAAACTGATGAAGATGGACAGCTACAGGCGCTTTGTGCGCTCTCCTCTCTATCAGAGCTGCACCTTGGCAAGTGTAGAAGGTAAACCTCTATCTCAGCTCTCTAAAGGGCCGGCTCGCATGGGATCCTGGGAGGACATGGCTACCAGAAGCCCCTTCAATGATAAAAAG AACAAGTTGGACTCCAACAGCTTGCCAGGTGGCAAGAGTGCCTCGGAGAAACAGCGGCAGAAAAGAGGATCCTGGGGAG ATGCATCCGACATCCATGGTTCGGTCTCCCGGAAAGATTCCCACATGTCCGTCAAGTCAAGCAGCAGCGTGGAGCTCGGCTCCCTCCACAGGCAGGTGGAG AACGGCAGATCAACTCCAGAgcagggtggtggtggtggaggtgggagTCGAATAGGAGTGGAGGGGGGCTACTGCTGTGTATACCTACCCGATGGCACTGCCTCCCTGGCCCCAACACGTAATGGCCAACCCATCAAAGACATGCTGGCTAGCCTGTGTGAGAAGAGAGGCTTCCCGCTGAAAGATGTCGTCATCTACCTTCACGGCAAGGACAAG CCCTTATCGCTGGACCAGGACTGCTCCGTACTGAGAGATCAGCAGGTCTCTCTGGAGCTCAGGGTGATGTTTGC GCTGGAGATTGCCTTCACTGGTAAGACGGTGGGGATCATGGTGAAGTCCAGTAAGACGCTGCAGGACACACTCTCTGCCGTGCTGCAGAAACATCACCTCAAGCCACAAGAGGCTATGGTCACCATG GTTGGAAGCGACGAGCCCGTGAACATGACGGGCCCTGTGTTCAGACTGGCCAATAAGACGCTACGGCTCGACAAAACTAAAG GAAAAGACCAGACCAACATTTCCAAAGGCAGCGGGTCTGCTGCAGCCACACAG GCAGGAGCAGCGAGCGCAGGCGGAGTGGAGGCCCGATCAGTGCTTCAGACAGACAAAGCCAAGACTCAGCACAAGCCCA tgtttctggACATGCTGACGAGGGCTCAGGGCTGCAGGGTTGATGACCAGCGAGGCCTTTTGACCAAAGAGCAGCTGGAGCTGCCTCTGTTCCTGCAGCTGCCCTCAGACCGGGGACAGGACACAGAGCCAGGTGAACCTGGTACAACCAGCTCCTCCTCTGCAGACTCCAGAGAGGACAATGTGAAAGAAGAAGAGACGTCGAGTTCAGGTGGTGCAACGGCGGAAACCTCGAACTCTGCTGAGCCTGAGGCCAAAAACTTACGGGAAACAGCAGTTTGa
- the rgs14b gene encoding regulator of G-protein signaling 14 isoform X1, producing MAKNCNALGIPVGHLSQAVSDGELNMSARGCGGSSSSLPGTPGGDVTPANSVLSWAVSFEKLLEDPCGVRHFTTFLMSEVSAENILFWQACEKFRMIPASSLNELKVSARSIYNTYLSDSAPYSVNIDDTAKTEEKDLEQPTPDMFNKAQAQIFKLMKMDSYRRFVRSPLYQSCTLASVEGKPLSQLSKGPARMGSWEDMATRSPFNDKKNKLDSNSLPGGKSASEKQRQKRGSWGDASDIHGSVSRKDSHMSVKSSSSVELGSLHRQVENGRSTPEQGGGGGGGSRIGVEGGYCCVYLPDGTASLAPTRNGQPIKDMLASLCEKRGFPLKDVVIYLHGKDKPLSLDQDCSVLRDQQVSLELRVMFALEIAFTGKTVGIMVKSSKTLQDTLSAVLQKHHLKPQEAMVTMVGSDEPVNMTGPVFRLANKTLRLDKTKGKDQTNISKGSGSAAATQAGAASAGGVEARSVLQTDKAKTQHKPSKNRDMEVFLDMLTRAQGCRVDDQRGLLTKEQLELPLFLQLPSDRGQDTEPGEPGTTSSSSADSREDNVKEEETSSSGGATAETSNSAEPEAKNLRETAV from the exons ATGGCGAAGAACTGCAACGCTCTAGGGATTCCTGTTGGCCACTTG AGCCAGGCAGTGTCAGACGGAG AGTTGAACATGTCTGCTCGTGGCTGTGgaggcagcagctccagtctTCCAGGGACTCCCGGCGGAGACGTCACCCCAGCCAACAGTGTGCTGAGCTGGGCTGTCTCATTTGAGAAGCTGCTGGAGGACCCCTGCGGCGTCCGCCACTTTACG ACCTTCTTGATGTCCGAGGTGAGCGCggagaacattttattttggcagGCTTGTGAAAAATTCAGGATGATCCCAGCCAGCTCCTTGAATGAG CTGAAAGTGTCAGCTCGCTCCATCTACAACACCTACCTGTCTGACAGCGCTCCCTACTCAGTCAACATCGATGACACAGCCAAGACAGAGGAGAAGGACCTGGAACAGCCCACACCTGACATGTTTAACAAGGCTCAAGCACAG ATATTTAAACTGATGAAGATGGACAGCTACAGGCGCTTTGTGCGCTCTCCTCTCTATCAGAGCTGCACCTTGGCAAGTGTAGAAGGTAAACCTCTATCTCAGCTCTCTAAAGGGCCGGCTCGCATGGGATCCTGGGAGGACATGGCTACCAGAAGCCCCTTCAATGATAAAAAG AACAAGTTGGACTCCAACAGCTTGCCAGGTGGCAAGAGTGCCTCGGAGAAACAGCGGCAGAAAAGAGGATCCTGGGGAG ATGCATCCGACATCCATGGTTCGGTCTCCCGGAAAGATTCCCACATGTCCGTCAAGTCAAGCAGCAGCGTGGAGCTCGGCTCCCTCCACAGGCAGGTGGAG AACGGCAGATCAACTCCAGAgcagggtggtggtggtggaggtgggagTCGAATAGGAGTGGAGGGGGGCTACTGCTGTGTATACCTACCCGATGGCACTGCCTCCCTGGCCCCAACACGTAATGGCCAACCCATCAAAGACATGCTGGCTAGCCTGTGTGAGAAGAGAGGCTTCCCGCTGAAAGATGTCGTCATCTACCTTCACGGCAAGGACAAG CCCTTATCGCTGGACCAGGACTGCTCCGTACTGAGAGATCAGCAGGTCTCTCTGGAGCTCAGGGTGATGTTTGC GCTGGAGATTGCCTTCACTGGTAAGACGGTGGGGATCATGGTGAAGTCCAGTAAGACGCTGCAGGACACACTCTCTGCCGTGCTGCAGAAACATCACCTCAAGCCACAAGAGGCTATGGTCACCATG GTTGGAAGCGACGAGCCCGTGAACATGACGGGCCCTGTGTTCAGACTGGCCAATAAGACGCTACGGCTCGACAAAACTAAAG GAAAAGACCAGACCAACATTTCCAAAGGCAGCGGGTCTGCTGCAGCCACACAG GCAGGAGCAGCGAGCGCAGGCGGAGTGGAGGCCCGATCAGTGCTTCAGACAGACAAAGCCAAGACTCAGCACAAGCCCAGTAAGAACCGCGACATGGAGG tgtttctggACATGCTGACGAGGGCTCAGGGCTGCAGGGTTGATGACCAGCGAGGCCTTTTGACCAAAGAGCAGCTGGAGCTGCCTCTGTTCCTGCAGCTGCCCTCAGACCGGGGACAGGACACAGAGCCAGGTGAACCTGGTACAACCAGCTCCTCCTCTGCAGACTCCAGAGAGGACAATGTGAAAGAAGAAGAGACGTCGAGTTCAGGTGGTGCAACGGCGGAAACCTCGAACTCTGCTGAGCCTGAGGCCAAAAACTTACGGGAAACAGCAGTTTGa